In one Jeotgalibacillus haloalkalitolerans genomic region, the following are encoded:
- a CDS encoding DUF2573 family protein: MMNEKMDAMVEKYAELLTGDTSEQSIEEIKMYVLYNHIAKTMPALARHWNSLYPEGKEEMKRIVRDIQQKNKAVRAENKEREE, translated from the coding sequence ATGATGAATGAAAAAATGGACGCAATGGTTGAAAAATATGCAGAATTATTAACAGGTGACACATCTGAACAATCAATTGAAGAAATTAAAATGTATGTGCTTTACAACCATATCGCTAAAACAATGCCTGCACTCGCAAGACACTGGAACAGCCTTTACCCTGAAGGAAAAGAAGAAATGAAAAGAATTGTCAGGGACATTCAGCAAAAGAACAAGGCTGTGAGAGCTGAAAACAAGGAACGGGAAGAGTAA
- a CDS encoding acyl-CoA dehydrogenase family protein encodes MSNETKALVKGGSFLIEDVEASNVFTPEDYTDEQKMIAKTTEDYVINEVVPEVEHIENHEFDRSVKLLKKAGDLGLLGADVPEEYGGLGLDKVSSALIAEKMSRAGGFSITHGAHVGIGSLPIVLFGNEDQKQKYLPTLATGEKIAAYALTEPGSGSDALGAKTTAKLNEAGTHYVLNGEKQWITNAGFADVFVVYAKIDGEQFSTFIVEREFPGVSVGAEEKKMGIKSSSTRTLILEDAEVPVENLLGEAGKGHVIAFNILNIGRYKLGVGTVGASKRALELAVKYTNERKQFNTPISSFNLTKEKLATMGAKLYATESSVYRTVGLFEDRMSQLSDEEIKDGKEVAKSIAEYAIECSLNKVFGTEALDYIADEAVQLHGGYGFMQEYEVERIYRDSRINRIFEGTNEINRLLVPGTYLRKAMKGELPLLQKAQALQGELMTMMPEEISDEPLKQEEYLVKNAKKIGLLAAGLAAQKYGKALEAEQEVLVNIADIVSLAYAMESSLLRTQKAVEKSGLEKNQQKVLYTQIFCQEAFNQIEQHAKETLIAAESGDSLRMMLSALRKFTRFTPVNLIPVKREAAAKLIDAEKFVV; translated from the coding sequence ATGTCAAACGAAACAAAAGCATTGGTTAAAGGCGGCAGCTTTCTGATTGAGGATGTTGAGGCTTCTAACGTATTCACACCTGAGGATTACACAGACGAGCAGAAAATGATTGCCAAAACAACTGAGGACTATGTTATCAACGAAGTTGTTCCTGAAGTAGAACACATCGAAAACCATGAATTTGACCGTTCAGTTAAGCTGCTGAAGAAAGCAGGGGATCTTGGTCTACTAGGAGCAGATGTTCCTGAAGAGTACGGTGGCCTTGGACTAGATAAGGTCAGCTCAGCTTTAATCGCTGAAAAAATGTCACGCGCGGGCGGTTTCTCAATCACTCACGGTGCACACGTTGGAATCGGTTCACTGCCAATCGTTCTTTTTGGTAACGAAGATCAGAAGCAGAAGTATCTGCCAACACTTGCCACTGGTGAGAAAATTGCAGCATACGCACTGACTGAGCCTGGTTCAGGTTCTGATGCACTTGGCGCTAAAACGACTGCTAAGCTAAATGAAGCAGGCACTCACTATGTACTTAACGGTGAAAAACAGTGGATCACAAATGCAGGCTTTGCTGATGTATTTGTTGTCTATGCAAAAATCGACGGCGAGCAGTTCTCTACATTTATCGTAGAACGTGAGTTCCCTGGCGTTTCAGTTGGCGCTGAAGAGAAGAAGATGGGTATTAAGAGTTCTTCTACTCGTACGCTGATTCTTGAAGACGCTGAAGTTCCGGTTGAGAACCTTCTTGGTGAAGCTGGAAAAGGTCACGTGATTGCATTTAACATCCTGAACATCGGCCGCTACAAGCTTGGCGTAGGTACAGTAGGAGCTTCTAAGCGTGCGCTTGAGCTTGCTGTAAAATATACAAATGAGCGTAAGCAGTTCAATACACCAATCTCAAGCTTCAACCTGACAAAGGAAAAGCTTGCGACAATGGGTGCGAAGCTTTATGCAACAGAGAGCTCAGTTTATCGTACAGTAGGTCTGTTTGAAGATCGTATGAGCCAGCTGTCTGATGAAGAAATCAAAGACGGTAAAGAAGTGGCAAAATCAATCGCTGAATATGCAATTGAGTGCTCACTGAACAAAGTGTTCGGTACTGAAGCACTTGATTATATCGCAGATGAGGCAGTTCAGCTGCACGGCGGTTACGGCTTCATGCAGGAGTACGAAGTGGAACGCATCTACCGCGACTCACGTATCAACCGTATTTTTGAAGGTACAAACGAAATCAATCGTCTGTTAGTACCAGGCACTTACCTTCGTAAAGCAATGAAGGGAGAACTGCCATTGCTTCAAAAAGCACAGGCGCTTCAGGGAGAACTGATGACGATGATGCCTGAAGAAATCAGCGATGAGCCATTGAAGCAGGAAGAGTATCTTGTAAAGAATGCGAAGAAAATCGGCTTACTTGCTGCAGGTCTTGCTGCACAGAAGTATGGCAAAGCGCTTGAAGCGGAGCAGGAAGTTCTTGTGAACATTGCTGATATCGTATCACTGGCGTATGCAATGGAGTCTTCACTTCTTCGTACGCAAAAGGCTGTTGAGAAATCAGGTCTTGAAAAGAACCAGCAGAAGGTTCTTTATACACAAATCTTCTGTCAGGAAGCGTTCAATCAGATTGAGCAGCATGCGAAAGAGACACTGATTGCTGCTGAAAGCGGAGATTCACTTCGCATGATGCTTTCTGCTCTTCGTAAGTTCACTCGTTTCACTCCGGTGAATCTGATTCCGGTGAAGCGTGAAGCGGCTGCTAAGCTGATTGATGCTGAGAAATTTGTGGTTTGA
- a CDS encoding 3-hydroxyacyl-CoA dehydrogenase/enoyl-CoA hydratase family protein, protein MRHIQKAVVIGSGVMGSGIAAHLANIGIPSLLLDIVPKELTEAEQAKGLTLESPQVRNRLSQGAVQKLFKQKPAPLASKSNAALITAGNLEDHMQQLGEADWIIEVVVENLDVKKKVFEKVDQYRKPGSIVSSNTSGISIEAMVEGRSEDFSKHFLGTHFFNPPRYLKLLEVIPAKSTDPEVVQFMKTFGEDTLGKGVVFAKDTPNFIANRIGTYGLLVTVKEMLKGGYSVGEVDSVTGPLIGRPKSATFRTLDVVGLDTFIHVAKNVYDQVEGQEKEVFDVPDFMLKMRDNGWLGSKSGQGFFKKEGKEILQLNPETLEYEARGKLKAPSVEMAKQEKGFPGKMKTLVYGKDRASELLWSILSPVLVYSAELNGEIADDLTGIDQAMKWGFGWNKGPFETWDAIGVAKSVERMKAEGLNVPEWVEEMIANGHDTFYKEENGDLFFYHNGAYQPVEENEKVINLKRLKKKNGVIKKNSGASLIDLGDGVALLEFTSPNNAIGMDITQMINYAVDEVSKNYKGLVIGNQGKNFCVGANLAMILMEAQDDNIFEIDMVVKHFQQAMLKLKYSSFPVVAAPFGMTLGGGTEVCLPADHIQASAETYMGLVEVGVGLIPGGGGNKELYLNYYNSLPKGVDFDLQKVANKVFETIAMAKVSTSAAEAREYNFLSQSDGISVNGDHLIYDAKQAVLHLAENYTAPVKRKVPVVGETGYATLLLGAQSMYQSGFISEHDLKIAKKLAYVIAGGKVPYGTEVDEEYLLQLEREAFLSLIEKPKSQQRMQHMLVKGKPLRN, encoded by the coding sequence ATGAGACACATTCAAAAAGCAGTAGTGATCGGCTCGGGTGTCATGGGCTCAGGGATTGCTGCCCACCTTGCAAATATCGGTATTCCATCGCTTCTTCTGGACATCGTGCCGAAGGAATTAACAGAAGCGGAACAGGCAAAAGGGCTGACACTTGAGAGCCCGCAGGTCAGAAACCGCCTGAGTCAGGGAGCTGTACAAAAACTATTCAAGCAAAAACCTGCACCACTGGCATCAAAATCAAATGCTGCCCTCATTACAGCAGGGAACCTGGAAGATCATATGCAGCAGCTTGGTGAAGCCGACTGGATCATTGAAGTGGTTGTTGAAAACCTTGACGTAAAAAAGAAAGTATTTGAAAAAGTAGATCAGTACAGAAAGCCTGGAAGTATTGTAAGTTCAAATACATCAGGTATATCAATAGAAGCAATGGTTGAGGGAAGATCTGAGGATTTCAGTAAACATTTCCTTGGGACACACTTCTTCAACCCGCCGCGTTATCTGAAGCTGCTTGAAGTAATCCCGGCTAAGTCAACTGACCCGGAAGTTGTTCAATTCATGAAAACATTCGGTGAAGACACGCTTGGTAAAGGGGTTGTATTTGCAAAGGATACACCTAACTTTATTGCCAACAGAATCGGAACATACGGTTTACTAGTGACGGTAAAAGAAATGCTGAAAGGCGGATACAGCGTTGGAGAAGTTGACTCAGTTACGGGTCCATTAATCGGCCGTCCGAAAAGTGCCACATTCAGAACACTTGATGTCGTTGGACTTGATACGTTTATCCATGTAGCGAAAAACGTCTATGATCAGGTAGAGGGACAGGAAAAAGAAGTATTTGACGTGCCTGACTTCATGCTGAAGATGCGTGATAACGGATGGCTTGGCAGTAAATCAGGTCAGGGCTTCTTTAAGAAAGAAGGAAAAGAGATCCTTCAGCTGAATCCGGAAACGCTTGAATATGAAGCGCGCGGAAAATTAAAAGCACCTTCAGTTGAAATGGCAAAGCAGGAAAAAGGATTCCCGGGCAAGATGAAAACGCTCGTTTACGGAAAAGATCGTGCATCAGAGCTGCTCTGGTCTATCCTTTCACCAGTGCTTGTCTACTCAGCAGAACTGAATGGTGAAATTGCTGATGATCTCACTGGGATTGATCAGGCAATGAAGTGGGGCTTTGGCTGGAATAAAGGACCATTTGAGACATGGGACGCAATCGGCGTTGCCAAATCTGTTGAGCGTATGAAAGCTGAAGGGCTGAACGTACCTGAGTGGGTAGAGGAGATGATCGCTAACGGTCATGACACGTTCTATAAAGAAGAAAACGGCGACCTTTTCTTCTATCATAACGGTGCATATCAGCCGGTAGAAGAAAATGAAAAAGTGATCAATCTGAAACGCCTGAAGAAAAAGAACGGTGTCATTAAGAAGAACTCAGGTGCAAGCCTGATTGACCTTGGAGACGGCGTTGCACTTCTTGAATTTACTTCACCTAACAATGCGATCGGTATGGACATCACGCAGATGATCAATTACGCAGTAGATGAAGTATCTAAAAATTATAAAGGTCTTGTGATCGGTAACCAGGGTAAAAACTTCTGTGTCGGTGCGAACCTTGCCATGATCCTGATGGAAGCACAGGATGATAATATATTTGAAATTGATATGGTTGTAAAGCACTTCCAGCAGGCGATGCTGAAGCTGAAATACAGCTCATTCCCGGTTGTAGCAGCACCATTTGGTATGACGTTAGGTGGCGGAACAGAAGTTTGTCTGCCGGCTGATCATATTCAGGCATCTGCTGAAACATATATGGGTCTTGTAGAAGTTGGCGTTGGACTAATTCCTGGCGGCGGAGGTAATAAAGAGCTTTATCTGAATTACTATAACAGTCTGCCAAAAGGTGTAGACTTCGACCTTCAGAAGGTAGCAAACAAAGTGTTCGAAACGATTGCGATGGCAAAAGTATCAACATCTGCTGCGGAAGCAAGAGAATACAACTTCCTGAGCCAGTCTGATGGCATCAGTGTAAATGGTGATCATCTGATCTATGATGCGAAGCAGGCAGTACTTCATTTAGCTGAAAACTATACAGCACCTGTGAAGAGAAAGGTGCCTGTTGTCGGAGAAACCGGATACGCAACACTGCTTCTTGGAGCACAGTCGATGTATCAGTCAGGATTTATCTCAGAGCACGATTTGAAAATCGCGAAGAAATTGGCATACGTGATCGCAGGCGGAAAAGTACCTTATGGAACGGAAGTAGATGAAGAGTACCTTCTTCAGCTTGAAAGAGAAGCGTTCCTGAGCCTGATCGAAAAGCCGAAATCTCAACAGCGCATGCAGCACATGCTTGTAAAAGGAAAACCGCTGCGTAACTAA
- the gcvH gene encoding glycine cleavage system protein GcvH: MSSPKELRYSEEHEWVKVEDGKARIGITEFAQSELGDIVFVELPEVGDELQADEPFGSVESVKTVSELYAPVSGKVVEVNEDLEDSPEYVNESPYEKAWMVVIELSDESEVDELMDAEAYDKMTDED, encoded by the coding sequence ATGAGTTCACCAAAAGAATTACGTTATTCAGAAGAACACGAATGGGTAAAAGTTGAAGACGGTAAAGCACGTATCGGTATCACTGAATTCGCACAGTCAGAACTTGGCGATATCGTATTCGTTGAACTTCCGGAAGTAGGCGATGAACTGCAGGCGGACGAGCCTTTTGGCAGTGTTGAATCTGTTAAAACAGTTTCAGAGCTATACGCACCAGTCAGCGGTAAAGTTGTTGAGGTCAATGAAGACCTTGAAGACAGCCCTGAGTACGTTAACGAATCACCATACGAAAAAGCGTGGATGGTGGTTATTGAACTTTCTGATGAGTCAGAGGTTGACGAACTGATGGACGCTGAAGCATATGACAAAATGACAGACGAAGATTAA
- a CDS encoding SDR family NAD(P)-dependent oxidoreductase, translating into MNVLITGASGGIGKEMAKLFAEKGHTLILAARSEDKLNELATDLAEQYTIKTHVFKSDLSKSGAAEALFEQVQSQSLKVDILINNAGVGLFGEFHQTDLQKEQEMIQLNITSLTELTKLFGREMVNAGSGKILNVASTAAFFPGPLMAVYYASKAYVKSFTEALDNEWAELGVQVSGLYPGPTSTGFKDTAELNDSKLFKNGTMKAQAVAKIAYIEFMNGKKQIIPGGMNKLQSKASRLISRSAAANIVRKTQERE; encoded by the coding sequence ATGAATGTTTTAATTACGGGTGCTTCGGGCGGTATTGGAAAGGAAATGGCGAAGCTTTTTGCTGAGAAGGGTCATACGTTGATTCTTGCGGCGAGAAGTGAGGATAAGCTGAATGAACTGGCGACAGATCTTGCTGAGCAATATACGATTAAGACCCATGTTTTTAAAAGTGACTTATCAAAATCCGGTGCTGCCGAAGCTCTTTTTGAGCAGGTGCAATCGCAGAGTCTGAAAGTCGATATTCTGATTAATAACGCAGGCGTAGGACTTTTCGGAGAATTTCACCAGACTGACCTGCAGAAGGAACAGGAAATGATTCAGCTGAATATCACTTCTTTAACCGAACTGACAAAGCTTTTCGGACGGGAGATGGTGAATGCCGGGTCCGGAAAAATTCTGAATGTCGCTTCGACTGCTGCATTCTTCCCGGGGCCGTTAATGGCGGTTTACTACGCGTCTAAAGCTTATGTAAAATCATTTACAGAAGCATTGGATAATGAATGGGCTGAACTTGGTGTGCAGGTATCAGGATTATATCCGGGACCTACAAGCACAGGGTTTAAAGACACTGCAGAGCTGAATGATTCAAAGCTGTTTAAAAATGGTACGATGAAAGCGCAGGCTGTTGCAAAAATTGCTTATATCGAATTCATGAATGGGAAAAAGCAGATTATTCCTGGCGGGATGAACAAGCTGCAGTCTAAAGCGAGCCGACTAATATCGAGATCAGCTGCTGCAAATATTGTCAGGAAAACACAGGAAAGAGAATAA
- a CDS encoding thioredoxin family protein, giving the protein MIKEWTIEDLDSRLQEKKQSAMYLYTPMCGTCKLAGKMLEVTAAAIKDTEIGKADLNYVEPLAERYQIESVPCLLLFKDGQLVRKMYKFESVPTIFEAFGELSRQPV; this is encoded by the coding sequence ATGATAAAAGAATGGACAATAGAAGATCTGGACAGCCGTCTGCAGGAGAAAAAGCAGTCGGCGATGTATCTGTATACGCCAATGTGCGGCACCTGTAAGCTTGCAGGAAAAATGCTTGAGGTTACAGCCGCTGCGATTAAAGACACTGAAATTGGTAAAGCTGATCTGAATTACGTTGAACCGCTGGCTGAACGCTATCAGATTGAAAGTGTTCCATGCCTGCTGTTATTTAAAGACGGTCAACTGGTACGTAAAATGTATAAGTTTGAGTCGGTTCCAACGATCTTTGAAGCATTTGGAGAGTTATCGCGACAGCCTGTTTAA
- a CDS encoding arsenate reductase family protein, giving the protein MAITFYTYPKCGTCRKAKKWLDQNEVSYEEIHLIDSPPSKEELSELHKKSGLELKKFFNTSGVKYRELGLKDKLADMSDDEKLELLASDGKLIKRPLTTDGTQVTVGFKEPEFEEKWQG; this is encoded by the coding sequence ATGGCGATTACTTTTTATACTTATCCAAAATGCGGTACGTGCCGCAAAGCTAAGAAATGGCTGGATCAAAATGAGGTGTCATACGAAGAAATTCATTTAATTGATTCACCCCCTTCAAAAGAAGAACTTTCTGAGCTACATAAGAAGAGCGGTCTCGAACTGAAGAAGTTCTTTAATACAAGTGGCGTAAAGTACCGCGAGCTTGGCCTGAAAGATAAACTGGCTGATATGTCAGATGATGAAAAGCTTGAACTGCTGGCTTCAGACGGCAAGCTGATCAAGCGTCCGCTGACAACTGATGGCACACAGGTCACAGTCGGATTCAAAGAACCTGAATTTGAAGAAAAATGGCAGGGGTAA
- a CDS encoding proline dehydrogenase, producing the protein MEKVMRDFFLFLSSNKPMTKAAKQYGLKFGANRFVAGETVEQAVMTIKELNEEGLCVTLDCLGEFVDNEQEAEEITELCIDAVRAIGTNNLDSELSLKLTSLGLDLSEEIVLENMRRILDAATEHGVFVTIDMEDYERCGKTLAVFTQLKSEYDNIGTVIQAYLYRTEEDIKMLNEYSPNLRLVKGAYKESPEVAFPEKRDVDENFKKIIKMHLLNGNYTAVATHDDAMIDYTLQLVEEHGISKDQFEFQMLYGIREERQRELHKQGYKMRVYTPFGTDWYGYFMRRLAERPQNVAFVAKGIISK; encoded by the coding sequence ATGGAAAAAGTGATGCGTGATTTCTTTTTATTCTTATCTTCTAACAAGCCGATGACGAAAGCGGCTAAGCAGTACGGGCTGAAATTTGGCGCGAACAGATTCGTTGCAGGAGAAACAGTTGAACAGGCAGTAATGACCATTAAAGAGCTTAACGAAGAAGGCCTATGTGTAACACTCGATTGTCTTGGTGAGTTTGTAGACAATGAGCAGGAAGCAGAAGAAATCACAGAGCTATGTATTGATGCGGTCCGTGCAATCGGTACAAACAATCTGGACTCAGAGCTTTCACTGAAATTGACCTCTTTAGGACTTGATCTTTCAGAAGAGATTGTCCTTGAAAATATGAGAAGAATCCTTGATGCGGCAACAGAGCACGGCGTCTTTGTAACGATTGATATGGAAGACTATGAGCGCTGTGGTAAAACGCTGGCGGTCTTTACACAGCTGAAGTCTGAATATGATAACATCGGGACTGTCATTCAGGCTTACCTTTACCGGACAGAAGAGGATATCAAAATGCTGAATGAATATTCTCCAAACCTCCGTCTTGTAAAAGGTGCCTATAAGGAATCACCGGAAGTTGCATTCCCTGAAAAACGGGACGTGGATGAGAACTTCAAAAAGATAATTAAAATGCATCTATTAAATGGTAACTACACAGCAGTTGCCACGCATGATGATGCAATGATTGACTATACATTACAGCTTGTTGAAGAGCATGGTATTTCAAAGGATCAATTTGAATTCCAGATGCTTTATGGTATCCGTGAAGAGCGTCAGAGAGAGCTTCACAAGCAGGGCTACAAAATGCGTGTGTACACACCATTTGGCACTGACTGGTACGGCTACTTCATGCGCCGCCTCGCAGAACGCCCGCAGAATGTGGCGTTTGTAGCGAAGGGGATTATTAGTAAGTAA
- a CDS encoding acetyl-CoA C-acetyltransferase: protein MREAVIVAGARTPVGKAKKGSLAHVRPDDLGALAVRETLKRAGNYDGEIDDLIFGCAMPEAEQGMNMARNIGALAGLNYTVPAITINRYCSSGLQSIAYGAERIMLGHADTIIAGGAESMSLVPMMGHTVRPNSKIAEEMPEYYMSMGHTAEEVAKKYGISREDQDAFAVRSHQKAAKAVHGGIFDEEIVPVEVTRRTVGKDHKLKEETFMFSRDEGVRPDSSVESLGKLRPAFSMTGSVTAGNASQTSDGAAAVMVMDREKAESLGLKPIAKFRSFAVGGVPPEIMGVGPVEAIPKALKIAGLSLSDIDLFELNEAFASQSIQVIRQLGLNEEIVNVNGGAIALGHPLGCTGAKLTLSLLHELKRRQQQFGVVTMCIGGGMGAAGVFEMIN, encoded by the coding sequence ATGCGTGAAGCAGTAATCGTTGCCGGAGCGAGAACTCCGGTCGGTAAAGCAAAAAAAGGATCACTGGCACATGTACGTCCGGATGATTTGGGCGCACTTGCTGTCAGAGAAACATTGAAGCGTGCAGGAAACTACGACGGTGAAATTGATGATCTGATCTTCGGCTGCGCAATGCCGGAAGCAGAACAGGGAATGAACATGGCGCGTAATATCGGTGCACTTGCAGGTTTAAATTACACAGTACCTGCCATCACGATCAACCGCTACTGTTCATCCGGTCTTCAGTCAATTGCCTATGGTGCAGAGCGTATTATGCTTGGGCACGCAGACACAATCATTGCAGGCGGAGCTGAATCTATGAGCCTTGTCCCAATGATGGGACATACGGTTCGCCCGAATTCAAAAATCGCAGAAGAAATGCCTGAATATTATATGAGTATGGGTCACACAGCAGAGGAAGTTGCAAAGAAATACGGAATTTCCCGTGAAGACCAGGACGCGTTCGCAGTCAGAAGTCACCAGAAAGCAGCTAAAGCTGTACACGGCGGTATATTTGATGAAGAGATTGTACCTGTTGAAGTGACACGACGTACAGTTGGAAAAGATCATAAACTGAAGGAAGAAACGTTTATGTTCTCAAGAGATGAAGGCGTTCGTCCTGACTCATCAGTAGAATCCCTGGGTAAACTTCGCCCTGCATTTTCAATGACCGGTTCAGTTACAGCAGGGAATGCTTCTCAGACGAGTGATGGTGCTGCAGCTGTTATGGTGATGGATCGCGAAAAAGCAGAATCACTTGGACTGAAGCCAATCGCTAAGTTCCGATCATTCGCAGTAGGTGGTGTACCACCTGAAATCATGGGTGTAGGTCCGGTTGAGGCGATTCCGAAAGCTTTGAAGATTGCAGGGCTTTCTCTTTCTGATATTGATTTATTTGAACTGAATGAAGCTTTTGCTTCCCAGTCGATTCAGGTGATCAGACAGCTTGGACTGAACGAAGAGATTGTCAACGTAAACGGCGGTGCGATTGCACTTGGTCACCCGCTTGGCTGTACAGGGGCAAAGCTGACTTTGTCACTGCTTCATGAACTGAAGCGCAGACAGCAGCAATTTGGCGTTGTCACAATGTGTATTGGCGGCGGAATGGGCGCAGCAGGCGTCTTTGAAATGATTAACTAA
- a CDS encoding spore coat protein — protein MQNIQQTATMSEKDWTTDLLILEKHLAVSYSVASNEASTNQLFQFLQSILNETSRQQHTLYSYMEQQNWYNPAQETPVNIQNAASQAQTDKSQLPVH, from the coding sequence ATGCAGAACATTCAACAAACTGCCACAATGTCTGAAAAAGACTGGACAACTGATCTTCTTATTTTAGAAAAACATCTTGCTGTGAGCTACAGCGTGGCTTCAAATGAAGCAAGTACAAATCAGCTATTTCAGTTCCTGCAATCAATCCTGAATGAAACATCAAGACAGCAGCATACGCTTTACAGCTATATGGAGCAGCAAAACTGGTATAACCCTGCTCAGGAAACACCAGTCAACATTCAGAATGCTGCAAGCCAGGCTCAGACTGATAAGAGTCAGCTGCCGGTTCATTAA
- a CDS encoding ArsR/SmtB family transcription factor, translated as MGEQAEKAFRDCIPLFQALSDPYRQDIVLMLSDTDSMTVNELTEKLPLSRPAVSHHLKILREQGILKMQQHGTQRNYSLALEGALDTLKHLIITVEDRCY; from the coding sequence ATGGGGGAACAGGCAGAAAAAGCATTTCGGGATTGTATTCCGTTATTTCAGGCGTTAAGTGATCCTTATCGTCAGGATATTGTCTTAATGCTTTCAGATACAGATTCAATGACAGTAAACGAATTAACGGAAAAGCTTCCACTCTCCCGTCCTGCTGTTTCTCATCATTTGAAAATTCTGCGTGAACAGGGTATTTTAAAAATGCAGCAGCATGGAACGCAGCGCAATTACTCCCTTGCACTTGAGGGAGCGCTAGACACATTAAAGCATCTGATTATTACGGTGGAAGACCGGTGTTATTAA
- a CDS encoding toprim domain-containing protein, with the protein MECKKVIIVEGKSDKRKVQPIIREPVDIICTNGTISLTKMDELIDELYEKDVYVLVDADDAGEKLRKQFKREMPEADHLYIDRAYREVATAPDQHLAVILAGANIDIYTEFLEKRMNL; encoded by the coding sequence ATGGAGTGCAAAAAGGTTATTATTGTTGAGGGGAAGTCAGATAAGCGCAAGGTACAGCCGATTATCAGAGAACCTGTTGACATTATCTGTACAAACGGCACAATCAGTCTGACAAAGATGGATGAACTGATTGATGAATTGTATGAAAAGGATGTCTATGTGCTAGTCGATGCAGACGATGCAGGTGAAAAGCTGCGTAAACAGTTTAAAAGAGAAATGCCAGAAGCGGATCATCTGTATATCGACAGAGCGTATCGGGAGGTTGCAACTGCCCCTGATCAGCACCTGGCAGTCATTTTAGCCGGTGCAAACATTGATATTTACACTGAGTTTTTAGAAAAAAGGATGAATCTTTAA
- a CDS encoding methionine ABC transporter ATP-binding protein — MITISDVKKVFKTKSGSLTAVDKVNLNIQEGEIFGVIGYSGAGKSTLIRMLNGLEQPSEGKVDINGKLISSIKGGDLRKARQKISMIFQHFNLLWSRTVRENISFPLEIAGVPKQQRLKRVDELIELVGLEGRGDAYPSQLSGGQKQRVGIARALANDPEVLLCDEATSALDPQTTDSILELLVDINKRLGLTIVLITHEMHVIRKICHRVAVMEGGKVVELGDVLEVFKQPKENITKRFVQQVTEPEETKDTIEHLLKEYQDGKVVKLTFVGESAEQPVVTNLIRSFELQVNILQGKISQTQNGAYGSLFIHLHGKPDELARAIEFLEAASVGVEVITHD; from the coding sequence ATGATAACCATCTCAGATGTGAAAAAAGTTTTTAAAACAAAAAGCGGTTCACTGACTGCAGTGGACAAAGTGAACCTGAATATTCAGGAAGGCGAGATCTTCGGTGTTATTGGCTACAGTGGTGCCGGTAAAAGTACATTAATCCGTATGCTGAACGGTCTTGAACAGCCTTCAGAAGGTAAAGTTGACATAAATGGCAAGCTGATCTCCTCAATTAAAGGAGGAGACCTCAGGAAAGCACGGCAGAAAATCAGTATGATCTTCCAGCATTTCAATCTTCTCTGGTCAAGAACTGTAAGAGAAAATATTTCATTTCCGCTTGAAATCGCTGGTGTACCGAAGCAGCAGAGATTAAAAAGAGTCGATGAATTAATTGAACTGGTTGGGCTTGAAGGACGGGGGGATGCTTACCCATCACAATTAAGCGGCGGACAAAAGCAGAGAGTCGGCATCGCAAGAGCACTTGCAAATGATCCTGAGGTACTGCTTTGTGATGAAGCAACATCCGCACTTGATCCTCAGACAACTGATTCAATTCTTGAACTGCTGGTTGATATCAATAAACGCCTTGGACTGACTATTGTTCTGATTACACATGAAATGCATGTAATCAGAAAGATCTGTCACCGCGTTGCTGTTATGGAAGGCGGTAAGGTTGTGGAACTTGGCGATGTCCTTGAGGTATTCAAACAGCCGAAGGAAAACATTACAAAACGTTTCGTACAACAGGTAACAGAGCCTGAGGAAACAAAAGATACGATTGAACATCTGCTTAAAGAATATCAGGACGGTAAAGTTGTGAAGCTGACATTTGTAGGTGAATCAGCTGAGCAGCCGGTTGTGACAAATCTGATCCGTTCGTTTGAACTGCAGGTAAATATTCTGCAGGGGAAAATTTCTCAGACGCAAAATGGTGCATACGGCTCACTATTTATTCATTTACACGGAAAGCCGGACGAGCTGGCCCGCGCCATTGAGTTTCTGGAAGCGGCAAGTGTTGGAGTGGAGGTGATCACACATGATTGA